From the genome of Prevotella herbatica, one region includes:
- a CDS encoding PaaI family thioesterase, whose protein sequence is MNVEKQKEILLKDDGLSNTLGMEFISTPEPDTCMARMKVDERNRQPFGFLSGGASLALAENLAGVGSLALCPGKICVGINVSGNHLRAVLEGDTVTAYGKLQFKGNTLHEWQIDIKNSEGNLISTVHVTNYIMRSTAPKK, encoded by the coding sequence ATGAATGTAGAAAAACAAAAAGAAATATTGCTCAAAGATGATGGGTTGTCAAATACCCTCGGTATGGAATTTATTTCTACTCCAGAACCAGATACATGTATGGCTAGGATGAAGGTTGATGAACGTAATCGTCAACCGTTTGGCTTCCTTAGTGGAGGTGCTTCTCTTGCATTGGCAGAGAATTTGGCTGGTGTCGGTAGTTTGGCTTTATGCCCTGGAAAGATTTGCGTAGGAATTAATGTAAGCGGAAACCATTTACGTGCCGTGCTTGAAGGCGATACCGTTACTGCTTATGGTAAACTGCAATTTAAGGGAAATACTTTGCATGAATGGCAAATAGATATCAAAAATAGTGAAGGAAACTTGATTTCTACAGTTCATGTCACTAATTATATAATGAGATCTACTGCTCCGAAAAAATAA
- a CDS encoding DUF4906 domain-containing protein has product MFSIIMKNITHITYSLSVSFVQISLCLFLASCAGDDISLASQGDEATTMVKLTFCISDGNQTRAITSANENIVSDITVMVFDAEGSLIGSKYVSSVAATSVSVPVTTRSATGCTIYAIANTGSSSYFAGVNTISKLNTMYTTLASADVLESSGSIVGSTGALMIGKASANITTGGANQFAIPLYHQCSKFGFTITPASGVTITGYQLCNVPLSSYITDSHVPVTASVVAGPPAGASSYGNFTAVTDLSQTTALSKTYYVYENLCGSNSNATTQVLRNSSNVPVSASASASYLLVNAKGHGWASAYKIYLGGVTNAATPVTDLTNFNVYRNLNYQCNINLGANGGNGDVRVTYTATVTSGRSNMYMGDATIGNYLYADGSDGTTFKSGQTVGIIYSSELTQAQYNAGCRHGRVMALKNTNNSIYCYWSSSYNSPYTDHSSAGHPYVSDFMTSFADVNSGYDAMSANSSYVANSSNYAWYYCKTYNDGVASKTFVNAPNNVGVWYFPSVGDLWDIMENLGTWTDDQKTTLISQRSSTMGVGNYIIQNLDGTYLNALNSKLSVAGGDQIVPDNGYFWCASEYSSESAMVLRFNSSFVRLNSNYKNGGNYYLRPVLAF; this is encoded by the coding sequence ATGTTTAGTATAATAATGAAGAATATTACTCACATCACATATTCCCTTTCAGTCTCATTCGTGCAGATCAGCCTGTGCCTTTTCCTTGCATCTTGTGCTGGCGATGATATCTCGTTGGCTTCACAGGGTGATGAAGCCACAACAATGGTGAAGCTGACCTTCTGTATTAGTGATGGCAACCAGACACGTGCCATCACTTCAGCCAATGAGAATATTGTGAGCGATATCACAGTAATGGTTTTTGATGCTGAAGGATCCCTTATCGGCAGCAAGTATGTGTCATCCGTTGCAGCTACCTCAGTTTCGGTCCCTGTGACAACACGTTCAGCGACAGGATGCACTATCTATGCTATCGCCAATACAGGTTCTTCGAGTTATTTTGCAGGTGTGAATACAATTTCTAAACTCAATACGATGTACACCACGCTGGCCAGTGCCGATGTTTTGGAGAGCAGCGGCAGTATTGTCGGCAGTACAGGAGCTTTAATGATAGGCAAGGCATCTGCCAATATCACAACAGGCGGAGCAAATCAGTTTGCTATCCCTTTATATCATCAGTGTAGTAAGTTCGGCTTCACGATAACCCCAGCAAGCGGAGTAACAATCACCGGCTATCAGCTTTGCAACGTTCCCTTAAGCAGTTATATCACAGACAGTCATGTTCCAGTAACAGCTTCTGTTGTTGCTGGTCCTCCAGCAGGAGCAAGTAGCTATGGTAACTTTACAGCCGTAACTGATTTGAGCCAGACTACAGCCCTGTCAAAAACCTACTATGTATATGAGAACTTGTGTGGTAGCAACAGCAATGCCACCACACAAGTACTTCGTAACAGCAGCAATGTTCCTGTTTCTGCTTCAGCCAGTGCCAGCTATCTCCTTGTTAATGCCAAGGGGCATGGATGGGCCTCTGCCTATAAAATTTATCTCGGTGGCGTCACCAATGCCGCTACTCCTGTGACCGATCTTACTAATTTCAACGTCTATCGCAATCTGAACTATCAGTGCAATATTAACCTTGGCGCAAACGGTGGTAACGGAGATGTAAGGGTAACCTATACAGCAACAGTAACAAGCGGAAGAAGTAATATGTACATGGGCGATGCTACTATAGGCAACTATCTTTATGCTGACGGTAGTGACGGAACTACATTCAAGTCTGGTCAGACGGTGGGTATCATCTATTCGAGCGAACTTACTCAAGCTCAGTATAATGCTGGCTGCCGCCATGGCAGGGTGATGGCTCTTAAAAATACAAATAATAGTATATATTGCTATTGGAGTAGTAGTTACAATTCTCCTTATACAGACCATAGTAGTGCAGGTCACCCATACGTCTCAGATTTTATGACAAGTTTTGCGGATGTGAACAGTGGCTATGATGCCATGAGCGCTAACAGTAGCTATGTAGCTAACAGTAGTAATTATGCATGGTATTATTGTAAGACCTATAATGACGGAGTTGCCTCTAAAACTTTTGTTAATGCTCCCAATAATGTAGGGGTCTGGTATTTTCCAAGTGTAGGTGACTTGTGGGATATAATGGAAAATTTAGGTACATGGACGGATGACCAGAAAACAACATTAATAAGTCAGCGTAGCAGCACAATGGGTGTAGGTAATTATATAATACAAAACCTTGATGGTACATATCTTAATGCGCTGAATTCCAAATTAAGTGTAGCAGGTGGAGATCAGATAGTACCGGATAATGGGTATTTTTGGTGTGCTTCAGAGTATAGTAGTGAAAGCGCTATGGTACTCAGGTTCAACAGTTCGTTCGTGCGCTTGAACTCCAACTATAAGAATGGTGGTAACTATTATCTCAGGCCTGTCTTGGCTTTTTAA
- a CDS encoding FimB/Mfa2 family fimbrial subunit: protein MKKRQIMIIPILSLLMLLTSCINDDDSSRVQYSVGVRLVTKKGELLPDSVAGTVHIYMFLSGRFVQEVLPESNGRYYISFDNSQAMRLVAVGLGSGDSVSLVPPVLGDSLGSVCARLRYSGASRSVSGSAGTITEVTPMSYICYGGFSYSPGDAFRDSSFATLTMQNKNVRIHIVIRNLLSQMGEGNYTVKLEGFRSALTFNGNTTGDSVVYEPHGSFDSDGVFSTDIINALPTANGENVTFTLYKNDNPIFKSTTDSSGDPITLSPEDDKVIVVDVGMMGVNLRIMPWSEVNSGIVFN from the coding sequence ATGAAAAAAAGGCAAATAATGATAATCCCTATACTCTCACTGCTGATGCTACTGACCAGCTGCATAAACGACGACGATAGTAGTCGTGTGCAGTACAGTGTCGGTGTGCGCCTTGTGACAAAGAAGGGTGAACTTCTGCCTGATTCCGTCGCGGGAACGGTGCATATCTATATGTTTCTCTCGGGGCGTTTCGTTCAGGAGGTTCTTCCTGAAAGTAATGGTCGCTACTATATCAGCTTCGATAACAGTCAAGCGATGCGTCTTGTGGCAGTGGGCTTAGGCAGCGGCGACAGCGTGTCCCTCGTACCTCCCGTACTGGGAGATTCTCTGGGTAGCGTCTGCGCCCGCTTGCGCTATTCCGGTGCCTCTCGCTCAGTGAGCGGGTCCGCAGGCACAATAACTGAGGTCACTCCAATGAGCTATATCTGTTACGGTGGTTTTAGCTACAGTCCCGGAGATGCGTTTCGCGACTCCAGCTTTGCCACGCTTACTATGCAGAACAAGAACGTGCGCATCCATATCGTTATTCGTAATCTTCTCAGCCAGATGGGGGAGGGTAACTATACCGTGAAGCTTGAGGGCTTCCGTAGCGCTCTTACCTTTAATGGAAATACTACAGGTGACAGTGTGGTCTATGAGCCTCATGGCAGCTTTGATAGTGATGGTGTGTTCTCTACGGATATCATCAATGCCCTTCCCACGGCTAATGGCGAGAACGTAACTTTCACCCTTTACAAAAACGACAACCCCATATTCAAGAGTACTACGGATTCCTCTGGAGATCCTATAACCCTTTCCCCTGAAGACGACAAGGTAATTGTCGTTGATGTGGGCATGATGGGTGTAAACCTTAGGATTATGCCTTGGAGCGAAGTTAACAGCGGTATAGTCTTCAACTAA